A single region of the Labeo rohita strain BAU-BD-2019 chromosome 3, IGBB_LRoh.1.0, whole genome shotgun sequence genome encodes:
- the LOC127161127 gene encoding zinc finger protein 271 isoform X1 has translation MVFVKEESEEYTTEPEPWRIKQEEPEPFKITYEEPEPWRIKQEEQETWRIKQEEPEPWKVKQEGPGEFNEESEENEELSEVEEKNPFKQKDLKKRRAKKSFTCTQCGKTLKSKYSLDVHMRVHTGEKTFTCDQCGKSFTQSSSLRMHMKIHTGEKLHTCDQCGKMFLRVSDLKKHLRVHTKEKPHSCNLCGKSFSLLQRLKVHQKIHTGVREFVCCECEKTFTSAYYFKLHERIHSGEKPYKCSHCDKRFNRSGILKKHEMIHTGEKPYMCSHCNKRFSESGQLKRHERIHTGEKPYLCTACGMHFNRLSSLHRHTKNKHKLIEAKEENEESSQAEEINHVKTEERPLSCSQTKQKDVNERKANPSFTCTQCGKSYTLKTSLERHMRIHTGEKPYACDQCGKRFTQSANLRKHMNIHTGEKPYRCSHCNKRYSQSSHLKTHERIHTGEKPYMCSHCNKRFIKSGDLKIHERIHTGEKPYECSHCDKRFNRSAHLRKHEMIHTGEKPYKCSHCDKRFIKSGDLKIHERIHTGEKPFECSHCDKKFNRSTHLETHERIHTGEKPYKCSHCDKRFNKSGDLKSHERIHTGEKPYKCPHCDKRFNRPAHLKTHERIHTGEKPYKCSQCDKRFHKSGALKTHEMIHTGEKPHKCSHCDKRFNRSTNLKKHEMIHTGEKPHKCSHCDKRFNMSGDLKIHERIHTGEKPFECSHCNKRFNWAAHLKTHERIHTGEKPYKCSHCDKIFNKSGDLKIHERIHTGEKPYECSHCDKKFYRSAHLKKHERIHTGEKPYHCTECGMRFNSSSNLQRHTKKYHNGSSILGVFFFNRVPK, from the exons ATGGTGTTTGTTAAAGAGGAGAGCGAGGAGTACACGACTGAACCAGAACCCTGGAGAATAAAACAGGAGGAACCagaaccatttaaaataacatatgaGGAACCAGAACCTTGGAGAATAAAACAGGAGGAACAAGAAACCTGGAGAATAAAGCAGGAGGAACCAGAACCCTGGAAAGTAAAACAGGAGGGACCAGGAG AGTTTAATGAAGAAAGTGAGGAGAATGAAGAATTGAGTGAAGTTGAGGAGAAAAATCCTTTTAAACAGAAAGatttaaagaaaagaagagCCAAGAAATCTTTCACCtgcactcagtgtggaaagactTTGAAAAGCAAATATAGTCTTGATGTTCACATGAGAGTTCATACCGGAGAGAAGACGTTCACATGTGACCAGTGCGGGAAGAGTTTCACACAATCGTCAAGCCTTAGGATGCACATGAagatccacactggagaaaaactgCACACATGTGATCAATGCggcaaaatgtttttgagggtttCAGACCTGAAGAAACACCTGAGAGTTCATACAAAAGAGAAGCCACATTCATGTAAtttgtgtggaaagagtttttcaCTGCTGCAACGTTTGAAAGTGCATCAGAAAATACATACTGGTGTGAGAGAGTTTGTGTGCTGTGAGTGTGAAAAGACTTTTACTTCAGCATACTATTTCAAACTGCATGAGAGGATTCACTCTGGAGAAAAACCAtacaagtgttcacactgtgacaagagattcAATCGGtcaggaatcctgaaaaaacacgagatgattcacactggagagaaaccataTATGTGTTCACACTGCAACAAGAGATTTAGTGAATCAGGACAGCTGAAAAGACAcgagaggatccacactggagagaaaccgtatCTCTGCACTGCATGTGGGATGCATTTCAATCGTTTATCTTCTCTACACAGACATACAAAAAACAAGCACA agCTGATTGAAGCAAAAGAGGAGAATGAAGAATCAAGTCAAGCTGAGGAGATAAATCATGtcaaaactgaagaaagaccTTTGAGTTGCTCTCAAACCAAACAGAAAGATGTAAATGAAAGAAAAGCCAACCCATCTTTCACCtgcactcagtgtggaaagagttacACACTCAAAACAAGTCTTGAGCGTCACATGAGAATtcatactggagagaagccaTACGCTTGTGATCAGTGCGGGAAAAGGTTCACACAATCAGCAAACCTtaggaaacacatgaacatccacACCGGAGAAAAACCATACAGGTGTTCACACTGCAACAAGAGATACAGTCAATCATCACATCTGAAAACACatgagaggatccacactggagagaaaccttataTGTGTTCACACTGCAACAAGAGATTCATTAAGTCAGGAGACCTGAAAATACatgagaggatccacactggagagaaaccttatgagtgttcacactgtgacaagagattcAATCGGTCAGCACATCTGAGGAAACATGAGatgatccacactggagagaaaccatacaagtgttcacactgtgacaagagattcATTAAGTCAGGGGACCTGAAAATACatgagaggatccacactggagagaaaccttttgagtgttcacactgtgacaagaAATTCAATCGGTCAACACATCTGGAAACACAcgagaggatccacactggagagaaaccttataaatgttcacactgtgacaagagattcAATAAGTCAGGAGACCTGAAATCACATGAGAGGATCCACACCGGGGAGAAACCTTATAAGTGTCcacactgtgacaagagattcAATCGGCCAGCACATCTGAAAACACAcgagaggatccacactggagagaaaccttataAATGTTCACAATGTGACAAGAGATTCCATAAGTCAGGAGCCCTGAAAACACATGAAatgatccacactggagaaaaacctcacaagtgttcacactgtgacaaaAGATTCAATCGGTCAACAAATCTGAAAAAACATGAGatgatccacactggagagaaacctcacaagtgttcacactgtgacaagagattcAATATGTCAGGAGACCTGAAAATACatgagaggatccacactggagagaaaccttttGAGTGTTCACACTGCAACAAGAGATTCAATTGGGCAGCACATCTGAAAACACAcgagaggatccacactggagagaaaccttataaatgttcacactgtgacaagaTATTCAATAAGTCAGGAGACCTGAAAATACatgagaggatccacactggagagaaaccttatgagtgttcacactgtgacaagaAATTCTATCGGTCAGCACATCTGAAAAAACatgagaggatccacactggagagaaaccgtatCACTGCACTGAATGTGGGATGCGTTTCAATAGTTCATCTAATCTACAAAGgcatacaaaaaaatatcaca ATGGATCCAGCATTTTgggagtctttttttttaaccgggTCCCAAAGTGA
- the LOC127161433 gene encoding gastrula zinc finger protein XlCGF8.2DB: protein MVFIKEESEEDMSEPEPWRIKYEEPETWRIKHEEQEGLKKVKEERQDLNEVEEKHQCQKDHDISEEQLVSCSNQKTDVKRPFSCSQCGNTYKHKKSLVKHMKMHSEEKSFRCSQCENTYENKRSLMKHMKIHSEEKPFSCSQCGNTFMCKKNLKNHMLIHAGIKPFNCSQCGKSFTQKWHLKAHLVTHTSEKPFSCSQCGNTFRRKENLKNHMLIHTGIKPFSCSQCGKSFTKKEHFKDHMLIHNGVKPFICSQCGKSFTRNGELKTHMLIHAGIKSFTCSQCGKSFTKKCQLKEHLLTHTSEKPFSCFQCGNTFKRKGNLKNHMLIHTEKKPLS from the exons ATGGTGTTTATTAAAGAGGAAAGTGAGGAGGACATGAGTGAACCAGAACCCTGGAGAATAAAATATGAAGAACCAGAAACCTGGAGAATAAAACACGAGGAACAAGAAG GCCTGAAGAAagtgaaagaagaaagacaagATCTGAATGAGGTGGAGGAGAAACATCAGTGTCAGAAAGATCATGATATCAGTGAAGAACAATTAGTGAGTTGCAGCAATCAAAAAACAGACGTCAAAAGGCCTTTCAGCTGCTCTCAGTGCGGAAACACTTATAAACATAAAAAGAGCCTGGTGAAACACATGAAAATGCATAGTGAGGAAAAGTCTTTCCGCTgctctcagtgtgaaaacactTACGAAAATAAAAGAAGCCTTATGAAACACATGAAAATCCATAGTGAGGAAAAACCTTTCAGctgctctcagtgtggaaacactttcatgtgtaaaaaaaaccttaagaaTCACATGTTAATTCACGCTGGAATAAAACCGTTTAActgctctcagtgtggaaagagttttacacaGAAATGGCATCTTAAGGCACATTTGGTAACTCACACTTCAGAAAAGCCTTTCAGctgctctcagtgtggaaaCACTTTCAGACGTAAAGAAAACCTTAAGAATCACATGCTAATTCATACTGGGATAAAGCCTTTCAGctgctctcagtgtggaaagagttttacaaagaaagaacattttaaggatcACATGTTAATTCATAATGGAGTAAAGCCTTTTATctgctctcagtgtggaaagtCTTTCACGCGTAATGGAGAACTTAAGACTCACATGTTAATTCATGCTGGAATAAAGTCTTTTACctgctctcagtgtggaaagagctttACAAAGAAATGCCAACTCAAGGAGCATTTACTAACCCACACTTCAGAAAAGCCTTTCAGCTGCTTTCAGTGTGGAAACACTTTCAAACGTAAAGGAAACCTCAAGAATCACATGCTAATTCATACTGAAAAAAAGCCTTTAAGCTGA
- the LOC127161375 gene encoding gastrula zinc finger protein XlCGF52.1 isoform X2: MVSVKEESEEYTTEPEPWRIKHEEPETWRIKHEEPETWRIKLEEPETWRIKHEEPETWRIKHEEPETWRIKLEEPETWRIKHEEPETWRTKLEEPETWRIKHEEQELIGKNEESEELSEDEEKNHAKMGEKSLGCSLREYMCFECEKTFTSVKCLKQHQRIHTGEKPYKCTHCDKRFGRSAHLKRHERIHTGEKPHTCDQCGKSFTLKGSLTEHMRVHTGEKPFTCEQCGKSFGQSAKLKDHINIHTREKLYTCDQCGKTFLWASVLTKHLRVHTKEKPYSCHLCGKSFSLLHHLKEHQKTHTGVREYVCSECEKTFTTAYCLKLHERIHTGEKPYKCSHCDKRFSLSGHLKTHERIHTGEKPYHCNACGKRFNQSSALHSHTKNKHSK, encoded by the exons ATGGTGTCtgttaaagaggagagtgaggAGTACACGACTGAACCAGAACCCTGGAGAATAAAACACGAGGAACCAGAAACCTGGAGAATAAAACACGAGGAACCAGAAACCTGGAGAATAAAACTTGAGGAACCAGAAACCTGGAGAATAAAACACGAGGAACCAGAAACCTGGAGAATAAAACACGAGGAACCAGAAACATGGAGAATAAAACTTGAGGAACCAGAAACCTGGAGAATAAAACACGAGGAACCAGAAACTTGGAGAACAAAACTTGAGGAACCAGAAACCTGGAGAATAAAACACGAGGAACAAG AGTTGATTGGAAAAAATGAGGAAAGTGAAGAACTGAGTGAAGATGAGGAgaaaaatcatgctaaaatggGAGAAAAATCTTTGGGTTGCTCGCTGAGAGAGTACATGTGCTTTGAGTGTGAAAAGACTTTTACCTCTGTAAAGTGTTTAAAACAGCACCAgaggattcacactggagaaaaaccatATAAGTGTACACACTGTGATAAGAGATTTGGCCGGTCAGCACATCTGAAAAGACATGAgaggattcacactggagagaaaccgcaCACATGTGATCAGTGCGGGAAGAGTTTCACACTAAAAGGAAGCCTTACAGAGCATATGAGAGTTCATACAGGAGAGAAACCGTTCACTTGTGAACAATGCGGAAAGAGTTTTGGTCAATCAGCAAAACTTAAGGATCACATAAATATCCACACTAGAGAGAAGCTGTACACATGTGATCAATGcggcaaaacatttttgtgggcTTCGGTCCTGACAAAACACTTGAGAGTTCATACAAAGGAGAAGCCATATTCATGTCAtttgtgtggaaagagtttttcaCTTCTACATCATTTAAAAGAACATCAGAAAACACATACTGGTGTGAGAGAGTATGTGTGCTCTGAGTGTGAAAAGACTTTTACTACAGCATACTGTTTAAAACTGCAcgagaggatccacactggagaaaaaccttacaagtgttcacactgtgacaagagattTAGTCTGTCAGGACACCTGAAAACACatgagaggatccacactggagagaaaccgtatCACTGCAATGCATGTGGGAAGCGTTTTAATCAATCTTCTGCACTACACAGTCATACAAAAAACAAGCACAGTAAGTAG
- the LOC127161375 gene encoding gastrula zinc finger protein XlCGF52.1 isoform X1, protein MVSVKEESEEYTTEPEPWRIKHEEPETWRIKHEEPETWRIKLEEPETWRIKHEEPETWRIKHEEPETWRIKLEEPETWRIKHEEPETWRTKLEEPETWRIKHEEQGELIGKNEESEELSEDEEKNHAKMGEKSLGCSLREYMCFECEKTFTSVKCLKQHQRIHTGEKPYKCTHCDKRFGRSAHLKRHERIHTGEKPHTCDQCGKSFTLKGSLTEHMRVHTGEKPFTCEQCGKSFGQSAKLKDHINIHTREKLYTCDQCGKTFLWASVLTKHLRVHTKEKPYSCHLCGKSFSLLHHLKEHQKTHTGVREYVCSECEKTFTTAYCLKLHERIHTGEKPYKCSHCDKRFSLSGHLKTHERIHTGEKPYHCNACGKRFNQSSALHSHTKNKHSK, encoded by the exons ATGGTGTCtgttaaagaggagagtgaggAGTACACGACTGAACCAGAACCCTGGAGAATAAAACACGAGGAACCAGAAACCTGGAGAATAAAACACGAGGAACCAGAAACCTGGAGAATAAAACTTGAGGAACCAGAAACCTGGAGAATAAAACACGAGGAACCAGAAACCTGGAGAATAAAACACGAGGAACCAGAAACATGGAGAATAAAACTTGAGGAACCAGAAACCTGGAGAATAAAACACGAGGAACCAGAAACTTGGAGAACAAAACTTGAGGAACCAGAAACCTGGAGAATAAAACACGAGGAACAAGGTG AGTTGATTGGAAAAAATGAGGAAAGTGAAGAACTGAGTGAAGATGAGGAgaaaaatcatgctaaaatggGAGAAAAATCTTTGGGTTGCTCGCTGAGAGAGTACATGTGCTTTGAGTGTGAAAAGACTTTTACCTCTGTAAAGTGTTTAAAACAGCACCAgaggattcacactggagaaaaaccatATAAGTGTACACACTGTGATAAGAGATTTGGCCGGTCAGCACATCTGAAAAGACATGAgaggattcacactggagagaaaccgcaCACATGTGATCAGTGCGGGAAGAGTTTCACACTAAAAGGAAGCCTTACAGAGCATATGAGAGTTCATACAGGAGAGAAACCGTTCACTTGTGAACAATGCGGAAAGAGTTTTGGTCAATCAGCAAAACTTAAGGATCACATAAATATCCACACTAGAGAGAAGCTGTACACATGTGATCAATGcggcaaaacatttttgtgggcTTCGGTCCTGACAAAACACTTGAGAGTTCATACAAAGGAGAAGCCATATTCATGTCAtttgtgtggaaagagtttttcaCTTCTACATCATTTAAAAGAACATCAGAAAACACATACTGGTGTGAGAGAGTATGTGTGCTCTGAGTGTGAAAAGACTTTTACTACAGCATACTGTTTAAAACTGCAcgagaggatccacactggagaaaaaccttacaagtgttcacactgtgacaagagattTAGTCTGTCAGGACACCTGAAAACACatgagaggatccacactggagagaaaccgtatCACTGCAATGCATGTGGGAAGCGTTTTAATCAATCTTCTGCACTACACAGTCATACAAAAAACAAGCACAGTAAGTAG
- the LOC127161310 gene encoding gastrula zinc finger protein XlCGF57.1-like isoform X1 has protein sequence MSGDESAELRSAAVKMVFVKEESEENTSEPELWRIKQEEPEPLKIKQEEPEPLKIKQEEPEPLRIKQEELEPWRIKQEEQGGLIKVKEEEDLNEVEKHQDQKYHDATGEKSVSCSKTENSCSQSDMKITEVKRSFTCSESGKSFTQKGHLKDHLVTHSSEKPFSCSQCGKYFTRNGSLKKHMLIHTRIKPFTCFHCEKKFKQKRSLDNHMRVVHTGNKPFSCSQCGKNFRYKGKLWNHMKIHTGINSFSCSLCEKRFTCEENLKIHMLIHAGIKPFSCSLCGKSFTHERTLNEHMLIHTSEEQLTCPQCGKIFTCKASLKNHMLIHAGIKPFICLQCGQRFSRKISLKSHLVTHTSEKPFTCSECGKSFTRKIYLRNHMLMHSGIKPFTCSQCGKSFSHKGSLWNHMKRLNSCWGKSLPLALSVESVSPVNKDFIVT, from the exons ATGTCTGGAGATGAATCAGCTGAACTGAGATCTGCTGCTGTGAAGATGGTGTTtgttaaagaggagagtgaggAGAACACGAGTGAACCAGAACTCTGGAGAATAAAACAGGAGGAACCAGaacccttaaaaataaaacaggaggAACCAGAACCCTTGAAAATAAAACAGGAGGAACCAGAACCCTTGAGAATAAAACAAGAGGAGCTAGAACCTTGGAGAATAAAACAGGAGGAACAAGGAG GCCTGATAAAAgtgaaagaagaagaagatctAAATGAAGTGGAGAAGCATCAGGATCAGAAATATCATGATGCCACTGGAGAAAAATCAGTGAGTTGCTCCAAAACTGAAAACAGCTGCTCACAAAGCGACATGAAAATAACAGAAGTCAAAAGGTCTTTCACCTGCTCTGAGTCTGGAAAAAGTTTTACACAGAAAGGACACCTTAAGGATCATTTAGTAACTCACTCTTCAGAAAAGCCTTTCAGCTGTTCTCAGTGTGGAAAGTATTTCACACGTAATGGAAGCCTTAAGAAACACATGTTAATTCATACACGAATAAAGCCTTTTACCTGCTTtcactgtgaaaaaaaattcaaacagaaaagaaGCCTTGACAATCATATGAGGGTTGTTCACACTGGAAATAAGCCTTTCAGctgctctcagtgtggaaagaatTTCCGCTATAAAGGAAAGCTTTGGAATCACATGAAAATTCATACTGGAATAAACTCTTTCAGTTGCTCTCTATGTGAAAAGCGTTTCACGTGTGAAGAAAACCTTAAGATTCACATGTTAATTCATGCTGGAATAAAACCTTTCAGCTGCTCtctgtgtggaaagagtttcacacaTGAAAGAACTCTTAATGAGCACATGCTAATTCACACTTCAGAAGAGCAATTAacttgtcctcagtgtggaaagatttTTACGTGTAAAGCAAGCCTGAAAAATCACATGTTAATTCATGCTGGAATAAAGCCTTTCATCTGCTTGCAGTGTGGGCAGCGATTTTCACGtaaaataagccttaaaagtCACTTGGTAACTCACACTTCAGAAAAGCCTTTCACCTGCTCTGAGTGTGGAAAGTCTTTTACACGTAAAATATACCTTAGAAATCACATGTTAATGCATTCTGGAATAAAGCCTTTTACCTGCTcgcagtgtggaaagagtttcagtcaTAAAGGAAGCCTTTGGAATCACATGAAAAGACTTAATTCATGCTGGGGAAAAAGCCTTCCACttgctctcagtgtggaaagtgtTTCACCTGTAAACAAAGATTTCATagtcacatga